In the genome of Nymphaea colorata isolate Beijing-Zhang1983 chromosome 9, ASM883128v2, whole genome shotgun sequence, one region contains:
- the LOC116261401 gene encoding SH3 domain-containing protein 2 has product MDTLRKQATRLREQVAKQQQAVLKQFVGGGYGGSDNVITDEAELLQHQKLEKLYISTRAGKHFQRDIVRGVEGFIVHGSKQVEIGNKLSEDSRKYGIDNTCTSGGTLEKAALSFGKARSQIEKERGNLLKSLGTQVAEPLRAMVMGAPLEDARHLAQRYDRMRQEAEAQAIEVSKRQMRAREGTGNPDNILKLEAAEAKLQELKSNMAVLGKEAAAAMAAVEAQQQRLTLQRLIAMVESERIYHQRVLQILDQLEGEMVSERQRIEASPIPNVDNTPPPPSYEEANGLFTSPAHDKFAENVSYFLGEVMHPHQAESDIELSLSVGDYVVVRKVSNNGWAEGECKGRAGWFPFEYVERRDRVLASKVAEVF; this is encoded by the exons ATGGACACACTTAGGAAACAAGCAACAAGACTACGGGAACAGGTCGCCAAGCAACAACAG gCAGTTCTCAAACAATTTGTTGGAGGTGGTTATGGAGGTTCAGATAATGTCATCACCGACGAGGCAGAACTTCTACAacatcaaaaacttgagaaactATACATATCCACTCGAGCAGGAAAG CATTTTCAAAGGGACATCGTTCGTGGTGTGGAAGGTTTTATCGTTCATGGATCCAAGCAAGTAGAAATTG GAAACAAGTTGTCTGAGGATAGTaggaaatatggaattgataaTACCTGTACCAGCGGTGGTACCTTGGAAAAAGCTGCATTAAGTTTTGGTAAAGCTCGTTCTCAAATAGAAAAGGAGCGTGGCAATCTGCTCAAGTCCTTGGGGACACAG GTTGCAGAGCCATTAAGAGCCATGGTAATGGGTGCACCATTAGAGGATGCTCGGCATCTTGCTCAACGTTATGATAGAATGCGGCAAGAAGCTGAAGCACAG GCTATTGAAGTATCAAAGCGCCAAATGAGAGCCAGAGAAGGAACTGGAAATCCAGATAATATTTTGAAGTTAGAAGCAGCTGAAGCAAAACTTCAGGAACTTAAGTCAAACATGGCTGTATTAGGGAAAGAAGCAGCAGCTGCAATGGCTGCCGTTGAAGCCCAGCAACAAAGGTTAACTCTTCAGAGGCTTATTGCCATG GTTGAATCAGAGCGTATTTATCACCAGAGAGTACTTCAAATTCTTGATCAGCTAGAAGGAGAg ATGGTATCTGAACGCCAGCGTATTGAAGCATCTCCTATTCCAAATGTTGATAATACACCTCCACCTCCTTCATATGAAGAGGCTAATGGCCTATTCACGTCTCCAGCTCATGATAAATTTGCTGAAAATGTTTCCTACTTCTTGGGGGAG GTTATGCATCCTCATCAGGCTGAGTCCGACATTGAACTTAGCTTGTCTGTTGGTGACTACGTTGTTGTCCGAAAG GTATCTAACAATGGCTGGGCCGAAGGTGAGTGCAAGGGGAGAGCCGGGTGGTTTCCTTTCGAATATGTTGAAAGACGGGACCGTGTTCTTGCAAGCAAGGTGGCTGAAGTCTTCTAG